Proteins co-encoded in one Chiroxiphia lanceolata isolate bChiLan1 chromosome 21, bChiLan1.pri, whole genome shotgun sequence genomic window:
- the TLR4 gene encoding toll-like receptor 4 isoform X2 — protein MPRRRALPLWTLLVLLQLALVPWPLAGCLLDPCLEVSPNTTFRCTGLNTSGVPAGVPNTTQNLDLSFSNLKSLRSNYFSSVPELQLLDLSRCHIHTIEDNAFKDLHTLSTLILTANSFQYLGTAAFHGLAALKKLVLVETNITSVTDLPIGHLHTLQELNLGHNSITSLKLPKYFTNLTSLRHLSFFSNKITYISKGDLDALREGNWFNLTLVLSLNSIKSIEPGSFAKIHLGELVLRSSFENFSVMHTSLQGLTGLQVKRLIVGEFRNKYRLSDFQRGLLSGLCQVQMQEFVLICFKKFESNTDTLFDCIGNVSTIRLVNLKLEEISEVPVSSQVKQLECKNCDFEEVPAVKLSHFKELRVLRITKSTSLRNFEQKFRDLSKLEVVDLSENRLTFSGCCSRLFHNCSNLKHLNLSFNAYIRLTGEFTNIKNLLYLDLQHTKLFGPGTYPVFLFLQELIYLDISYTKTHVKSQCTFCGLNSLQVLKMSGNSFENNRLANNFKNLTHLHTLDISSCMLVQVNQNTFDALSELKEINISNNKLLTLDPGVYQPLQALRVLDFSNNQLTVLLDSALEILPDSLVLLDISQNMFDCSCAHLNFLKWVKEKQELLQNKELMICHTPVDMKNVSLSSFDLSSCHLSASKVAITVVMLLSAVVILLLIYNYYVQLYYSLVLLSGCKHSAERGNTYDAFVIHSSKDQEWVIKELVEPLEGGTPPFHLCLSCRDFLPGVPIVTNIIQEGFLSSRNVIAVISTNFLESKWCSFEFDIAQSWQLVEGKAGIIMIVLEEVNKALLRQRLGLSRYLRRNTYLEWKNKEISKHIFLRQLTGVLIEGKDWNNEKEKLK, from the exons ATGCCCAGGAGAAGAGCCCTTCCCCTGTGGAcactcctggtgctgctgcagctggcacTTGTCCCATGGCCACTGGCAGGCTGCCTCCTCGATCCCTGTTTGGAG GTCAGCCCTAACACAACTTTCAGATGCACTGGACTGAACACCTCTGGAGTTCCTGCTGGAGTCCCAAACACCACCCAGAACTTGGATCTCAGTTTCAGCAATCTGAAGTCACTGAggtcaaattatttttcatcagtcCCTGAACTGCAGCTTCTGGATCTTTCAAG GTGCCACATCCATACAATAGAAGATAACGCCTTTAAGGACCTTCATACACTTTCCACCTTAATTTTAACTGCCAATTCCTTCCAGTACCTGGGGACAGCAGCATTCCATGGCTTAGCAGCTCTGAAAAAACTAGTACTGGTGGAAACCAACATAACCTCTGTGACTGACCTGCCCATTGGGCACTTGCATACCCTGCAGGAGCTGAATTTGGGCCACAACAGCATCACTTCATTGAAGCTTCCCAAGTATTTCACCAACCTGACCTCTCTCAGGCACCTGAGCTTTTTCTCTAACAAGATCACATATATCTCCAAAGGAGACCTTGAtgctctgagggaagggaaCTGGTTCAACCTCACGCTGGTGCTTTCCTTGAATAGTATAAAATCCATAGAGCCGGGGTCCTTTGCAAAGATTCACCTCGGTGAGCTGGTTCTGAGGTCCTCTTTTGAGAACTTCAGCGTGATGCACACTTCTCTTCAAGGCCTGACTGGCTTACAGGTCAAAAGACTAATAGTTGGagaattcagaaataaatatagaCTGAGTGACTTTCAGAGAGGACTCTTGAGTGGACTGTGCCAGGTCCAGATGCAAGAGTTTGTCTTAATCTGTTTCAAGAAATTTGAGAGTAACACAGACACCCTTTTTGACTGCATAGGCAATGTCTCCACTATTCGCTTGGTGAACCTTAAGCTTGAAGAGATATCAGAGGTTCCTGTGTCCTCCCAAGTGAAACAGCTGGAGTGCAAGAACTGCGATTTTGAGGAAGTGCCTGCCGTGAAGCTGTCGCATTTCAAGGAGCTGAGAGTGCTTCGGATTACCAAGAGCACGTCCCTCAGAAACTTTGAGCAGAAATTTAGGGATCTAAGTAAGCTGGAGGTCGTAGATTTGAGTGAGAATCGCCTCACCTTCAGCGGCTGCTGTTCCCGCCTGTTTCATAATTGTTCAAATTTGAAACACTTGAACCTGAGCTTCAATGCTTACATCAGATTGACCGGAGAGTTCACTAATATTAAGAATTTGTTATATCTGGACCTTCAGCACACAAAATTATTTGGTCCTGGCACCTACCctgtctttctcttccttcaggaACTCATTTACCTCGACATTTCCTATACCAAAACTCACGTTAAATCTCAGTGCACGTTTTGTGGCTTGAACTCTTTGCAAGTGCTCAAGATGTCAGGCAACTCCTTTGAGAACAACAGGCTGGCCAACAACTTCAAAAACCTAACTCACCTCCACACCTTGGATATTTCAAGTTGCATGTTAGTGCAGGTGAATCAAAACACATTTGATGCCCTGTCTGAACTAAAAGAGATAAATATCAGCAACAATAAGCTCCTGACCTTAGATCCTGGAGTCTACCAGCCGCTCCAAGCCCTCAGAGTCCTGGATTTCAGCAACAACCAGCTGACTGTTCTGTTGGACTCAGCCCTGGAAATCCTGCCTGACAGCCTGGTCCTATTAGACATCTCTCAAAACATGTTTGACTGCTCTTGTGCACACCTGAACTTTCTGAAATGGGTCaaggagaagcaggagctgctgcagaacaagGAGCTGATGATATGCCACACACCTGTGGACATGAAGAACGTGAGCCTGTCAAGCTTTGACCTGTCCTCCTGCCACCTCAGTGCAAGCAAAGTGGCCATCACAGTGGTCATGTTGCTCAGTGCAGTGGTGATTCTCCTCCTGATTTACAACTACTACGTCCAGCTCTACTACTCGTTGGTGCTGCTCAGTGGGTGCAAACACTCTGCAGAAAGGGGTAACACCTATGATGCCTTTGTTATCCACTCCAGCAAAGACCAGGAATGGGTGATAAAAGAGCTGGTGGAACCCTTAGAAGGAGGAACACCTCCCTTCCACCTGTGTCTGTCCTGCAGGGATTTCCTCCCAGGGGTTCCCATTGTCACCAATATCATCCAAGAAGGTTTTCTCAGTAGCAGAAATGTCATCGCAGTCATCTCTACCAACTTCCTGGAAAGTAAGTGGTGTAGCTTTGAGTTTGACATTGCCCAGTCCTGGCAGCTTGTtgagggaaaggctggaatCATCATGATTGTACTGGAAGAAGTGAATAAGGCCTTGCTGAGGCAGAGGCTGGGGCTGTCCCGATACCTGAGGAGGAACACCTACCTGGagtggaaaaacaaggaaatcaGCAAGCACATCTTCTTGAGGCAGCTGACAGGAGTCCTGATAGAAGGCAAAGACTGGAataatgagaaggaaaagctcaagtga
- the TLR4 gene encoding toll-like receptor 4 isoform X1, producing the protein MWLRCHIHTIEDNAFKDLHTLSTLILTANSFQYLGTAAFHGLAALKKLVLVETNITSVTDLPIGHLHTLQELNLGHNSITSLKLPKYFTNLTSLRHLSFFSNKITYISKGDLDALREGNWFNLTLVLSLNSIKSIEPGSFAKIHLGELVLRSSFENFSVMHTSLQGLTGLQVKRLIVGEFRNKYRLSDFQRGLLSGLCQVQMQEFVLICFKKFESNTDTLFDCIGNVSTIRLVNLKLEEISEVPVSSQVKQLECKNCDFEEVPAVKLSHFKELRVLRITKSTSLRNFEQKFRDLSKLEVVDLSENRLTFSGCCSRLFHNCSNLKHLNLSFNAYIRLTGEFTNIKNLLYLDLQHTKLFGPGTYPVFLFLQELIYLDISYTKTHVKSQCTFCGLNSLQVLKMSGNSFENNRLANNFKNLTHLHTLDISSCMLVQVNQNTFDALSELKEINISNNKLLTLDPGVYQPLQALRVLDFSNNQLTVLLDSALEILPDSLVLLDISQNMFDCSCAHLNFLKWVKEKQELLQNKELMICHTPVDMKNVSLSSFDLSSCHLSASKVAITVVMLLSAVVILLLIYNYYVQLYYSLVLLSGCKHSAERGNTYDAFVIHSSKDQEWVIKELVEPLEGGTPPFHLCLSCRDFLPGVPIVTNIIQEGFLSSRNVIAVISTNFLESKWCSFEFDIAQSWQLVEGKAGIIMIVLEEVNKALLRQRLGLSRYLRRNTYLEWKNKEISKHIFLRQLTGVLIEGKDWNNEKEKLK; encoded by the exons ATGTGGCTGAG GTGCCACATCCATACAATAGAAGATAACGCCTTTAAGGACCTTCATACACTTTCCACCTTAATTTTAACTGCCAATTCCTTCCAGTACCTGGGGACAGCAGCATTCCATGGCTTAGCAGCTCTGAAAAAACTAGTACTGGTGGAAACCAACATAACCTCTGTGACTGACCTGCCCATTGGGCACTTGCATACCCTGCAGGAGCTGAATTTGGGCCACAACAGCATCACTTCATTGAAGCTTCCCAAGTATTTCACCAACCTGACCTCTCTCAGGCACCTGAGCTTTTTCTCTAACAAGATCACATATATCTCCAAAGGAGACCTTGAtgctctgagggaagggaaCTGGTTCAACCTCACGCTGGTGCTTTCCTTGAATAGTATAAAATCCATAGAGCCGGGGTCCTTTGCAAAGATTCACCTCGGTGAGCTGGTTCTGAGGTCCTCTTTTGAGAACTTCAGCGTGATGCACACTTCTCTTCAAGGCCTGACTGGCTTACAGGTCAAAAGACTAATAGTTGGagaattcagaaataaatatagaCTGAGTGACTTTCAGAGAGGACTCTTGAGTGGACTGTGCCAGGTCCAGATGCAAGAGTTTGTCTTAATCTGTTTCAAGAAATTTGAGAGTAACACAGACACCCTTTTTGACTGCATAGGCAATGTCTCCACTATTCGCTTGGTGAACCTTAAGCTTGAAGAGATATCAGAGGTTCCTGTGTCCTCCCAAGTGAAACAGCTGGAGTGCAAGAACTGCGATTTTGAGGAAGTGCCTGCCGTGAAGCTGTCGCATTTCAAGGAGCTGAGAGTGCTTCGGATTACCAAGAGCACGTCCCTCAGAAACTTTGAGCAGAAATTTAGGGATCTAAGTAAGCTGGAGGTCGTAGATTTGAGTGAGAATCGCCTCACCTTCAGCGGCTGCTGTTCCCGCCTGTTTCATAATTGTTCAAATTTGAAACACTTGAACCTGAGCTTCAATGCTTACATCAGATTGACCGGAGAGTTCACTAATATTAAGAATTTGTTATATCTGGACCTTCAGCACACAAAATTATTTGGTCCTGGCACCTACCctgtctttctcttccttcaggaACTCATTTACCTCGACATTTCCTATACCAAAACTCACGTTAAATCTCAGTGCACGTTTTGTGGCTTGAACTCTTTGCAAGTGCTCAAGATGTCAGGCAACTCCTTTGAGAACAACAGGCTGGCCAACAACTTCAAAAACCTAACTCACCTCCACACCTTGGATATTTCAAGTTGCATGTTAGTGCAGGTGAATCAAAACACATTTGATGCCCTGTCTGAACTAAAAGAGATAAATATCAGCAACAATAAGCTCCTGACCTTAGATCCTGGAGTCTACCAGCCGCTCCAAGCCCTCAGAGTCCTGGATTTCAGCAACAACCAGCTGACTGTTCTGTTGGACTCAGCCCTGGAAATCCTGCCTGACAGCCTGGTCCTATTAGACATCTCTCAAAACATGTTTGACTGCTCTTGTGCACACCTGAACTTTCTGAAATGGGTCaaggagaagcaggagctgctgcagaacaagGAGCTGATGATATGCCACACACCTGTGGACATGAAGAACGTGAGCCTGTCAAGCTTTGACCTGTCCTCCTGCCACCTCAGTGCAAGCAAAGTGGCCATCACAGTGGTCATGTTGCTCAGTGCAGTGGTGATTCTCCTCCTGATTTACAACTACTACGTCCAGCTCTACTACTCGTTGGTGCTGCTCAGTGGGTGCAAACACTCTGCAGAAAGGGGTAACACCTATGATGCCTTTGTTATCCACTCCAGCAAAGACCAGGAATGGGTGATAAAAGAGCTGGTGGAACCCTTAGAAGGAGGAACACCTCCCTTCCACCTGTGTCTGTCCTGCAGGGATTTCCTCCCAGGGGTTCCCATTGTCACCAATATCATCCAAGAAGGTTTTCTCAGTAGCAGAAATGTCATCGCAGTCATCTCTACCAACTTCCTGGAAAGTAAGTGGTGTAGCTTTGAGTTTGACATTGCCCAGTCCTGGCAGCTTGTtgagggaaaggctggaatCATCATGATTGTACTGGAAGAAGTGAATAAGGCCTTGCTGAGGCAGAGGCTGGGGCTGTCCCGATACCTGAGGAGGAACACCTACCTGGagtggaaaaacaaggaaatcaGCAAGCACATCTTCTTGAGGCAGCTGACAGGAGTCCTGATAGAAGGCAAAGACTGGAataatgagaaggaaaagctcaagtga